From Actinomyces sp. oral taxon 171 str. F0337, one genomic window encodes:
- a CDS encoding metallophosphoesterase family protein, which translates to MRILHTSDWHLGRTFHGRVLDDAHAAFADHLVELVAAESVDAVLVAGDVYDRAIPPNDAVALLDETLRRLTERTRVVLTPGNHDSAPRLGFAADLMREGLIIRARTAGLDRGIILPDADGNDAAIVHALPYLDPDAAREILPPLLTERLGEETPAKHTVGEDQDESGDTASHPDSPERPRLPRSHEAVVSAALRLVAADLDRLRAGRSRRLPSLLMAHAFVVGGEACESERDIRVGGVDSVPSGVFTTLGGSPLAEHSGGLDYVALGHLHRPQELTRPTGPRLVYSGSPLPFSFDEAEGARNSATKSSVLLDLSADGVTGCERIPTPVLHQVRTLTGTMPELLSPAFDDATGAWVRVILQGERPPGALATLKERFPDLLAFQHEAPTRTARERITVTAAADPLRITEDFFDDVCGRAPEPSERGVLRSAYESALASARSER; encoded by the coding sequence ATGCGGATCCTCCACACCTCCGACTGGCACCTGGGGCGCACCTTCCACGGGCGCGTGCTCGATGACGCGCACGCCGCCTTCGCCGACCACCTCGTCGAGCTCGTCGCCGCCGAGTCGGTCGATGCCGTCCTCGTCGCCGGGGACGTCTACGACCGCGCCATCCCACCCAACGACGCCGTCGCCCTCCTCGATGAGACGCTGCGCCGCCTGACCGAGCGCACCCGGGTGGTCCTGACCCCCGGTAACCACGACTCCGCCCCCCGCCTCGGCTTCGCCGCCGACCTCATGCGCGAGGGCCTCATCATCCGGGCCCGCACCGCCGGCCTCGACCGTGGCATCATCCTGCCCGACGCCGACGGCAACGATGCCGCCATCGTCCACGCCCTGCCCTACCTCGACCCCGACGCCGCCCGCGAGATCCTCCCGCCCCTCCTCACCGAACGCCTCGGCGAGGAGACCCCCGCGAAGCACACAGTCGGAGAAGACCAGGACGAGAGCGGGGATACCGCCTCCCATCCGGACTCGCCGGAGCGCCCGCGCCTGCCCCGCTCCCACGAGGCCGTCGTCTCCGCCGCCCTGCGCCTCGTGGCCGCGGACCTGGACCGCCTGCGCGCCGGCCGCAGCCGGCGCCTGCCGAGCCTGCTCATGGCCCACGCCTTCGTCGTCGGCGGCGAGGCCTGCGAGTCCGAGCGGGACATTCGCGTCGGCGGCGTCGACTCCGTGCCCTCCGGCGTCTTCACCACCCTGGGCGGCTCGCCCCTGGCCGAGCACAGCGGCGGCCTGGACTACGTGGCCCTCGGCCACCTCCACCGGCCCCAGGAGCTCACCCGGCCCACCGGCCCACGCCTGGTCTACTCCGGCTCGCCCCTGCCCTTCTCCTTCGACGAGGCCGAAGGCGCCCGCAACTCCGCCACCAAGTCCTCCGTCCTGCTGGATCTCAGCGCCGACGGCGTCACCGGTTGTGAGCGCATCCCCACCCCGGTCCTGCACCAGGTGCGCACCCTGACAGGCACCATGCCTGAGCTCCTCTCCCCCGCCTTCGACGACGCCACCGGCGCCTGGGTGCGTGTCATCCTCCAGGGCGAGCGGCCACCCGGCGCCCTGGCCACCCTCAAGGAGCGCTTCCCCGACCTCCTGGCCTTCCAGCACGAGGCCCCCACGCGCACCGCCCGCGAGCGCATCACCGTCACCGCCGCGGCCGACCCGCTGCGCATCACCGAGGACTTCTTCGACGACGTCTGCGGGCGTGCCCCCGAGCCCTCCGAGCGCGGCGTCCTGCGCAGCGCCTACGAGTCCGCCCTGGCGAGCGCGAGGAGCGAGCGATGA
- a CDS encoding AAA family ATPase, with protein MRIHSLTMTGIGPYAGQEHIDFDAVGASGRFLLTGPTGSGKTTIIDAIVFALYGDVADSADSSKERIRSTLVGPHTESVIELVFSTGAGVYRVRRTPTYERAKRRGQGTTTQNGTVKLWHLAEVGGEPLDEPVTRVGDADAEIARAVGLSREQFTQTVVLPQGKFARFLRADSSERQHLLKDVFGTGIYDAIQDALIQASRDGAKRVEQAAADLRGQVTSLGRHPLLTEAPSPTTTADTGEEAADADQAVLPEDSSREGPSGGTQETLALPTEDAELEAPEEADSAPAQAPAKVLEAAMAGAAPDLAALRGIGAKVLEASSHRVASADARAEAAGKALTRAQSARDEAQSLHDLLERRRVLIEENERLAERAEQEATDAQRLQDAERASRVRPYLVAEKAARSRAQQAVTALAARADQSRLAHLAEQTGVTSAGSAEDATGSEADSHGAAVTPAALVEPLVREAQRQLAALEDEPSEARAGDAKVDTAPQNSDAAEPPIAAGESESDRAEALSPRSLDDLAHHCRREHGQLETLVDLEAGLPTRESASQQREAELQRASGQLEQRTEKLAERPAQRTALVETLEAAREARAGLDGLQDRRTRAEEHHRAALAVEQLSAQLAQRDAACAQAAALAREATERVRTTRLAWISGTAGALAGELTEGEPCPVCGSTTHPSPATAGTDGATRQQVEAAEEQQRQADEALSSAVRERDACATRLQEAQRTSDGMDAPAAKEALEAAATALATAQATADGVEDLAGRLEAFDAGTEQERTALDAARSTQESARSRTEAEREALAQDQQRCLEARGTWPSVTARAAALLVRAKEAEDASQDIDTARTALAQARSALADLAAALTEEGFTSAAQATAALMERGAIEALTASVRAAATSRERVRLGLEDPQIAALSGQEEDRLEAAAAELARADAAARQAASVQARTAESHEHLRRAVDGVEQAAAAYEEAAGSSADLIRVAALARGENDAGTPLATWVLQARFEEVLVFANERLSQMSSGRYELIRVAEETSQRRRRKGLGLAVVDHLGDERTRDPRTLSGGETFYVSLSLALALADVVSAESGGVSLETLFIDEGFGTLDADTLQMVMAEIDHLRAGGRTVGIVSHVAELRDQIAERIVVRRVVSGGSTLRVTA; from the coding sequence ATGAGGATCCACTCCCTGACCATGACCGGTATCGGCCCCTACGCGGGGCAGGAGCACATCGACTTCGACGCGGTGGGCGCCTCCGGCCGCTTCCTGCTCACCGGCCCCACCGGCTCGGGCAAGACCACCATCATCGACGCGATCGTCTTCGCCCTCTACGGGGACGTGGCCGACTCGGCCGACTCCTCCAAGGAGCGCATCCGCTCCACCCTCGTGGGCCCGCACACCGAGAGCGTCATCGAGCTCGTCTTCTCCACCGGCGCCGGCGTCTACCGGGTGCGCCGCACCCCCACCTACGAGCGGGCCAAGCGGCGCGGGCAAGGCACCACCACCCAGAACGGCACCGTCAAGCTCTGGCACCTGGCCGAGGTCGGCGGGGAGCCGCTCGATGAGCCCGTCACCCGCGTGGGCGATGCCGACGCGGAGATCGCGCGCGCCGTGGGCTTAAGCCGGGAGCAGTTCACGCAGACGGTCGTCCTGCCGCAGGGCAAGTTCGCCCGGTTCCTGCGCGCCGACTCCTCCGAGCGCCAGCACCTCCTCAAGGACGTCTTCGGCACCGGCATCTACGACGCCATCCAGGACGCCCTCATCCAGGCCTCCCGGGACGGGGCCAAGCGGGTCGAGCAGGCCGCCGCCGACCTGCGCGGGCAGGTCACCTCCCTGGGACGGCACCCCCTCCTCACCGAGGCCCCCTCCCCCACTACCACCGCAGATACCGGCGAAGAGGCCGCCGACGCCGATCAGGCGGTTCTCCCGGAGGACTCGTCACGGGAGGGCCCGTCCGGAGGGACCCAGGAGACACTGGCGCTGCCCACGGAAGACGCCGAGCTCGAGGCGCCGGAGGAGGCCGACTCCGCCCCTGCCCAGGCACCGGCCAAGGTCTTAGAGGCGGCCATGGCGGGAGCCGCCCCAGACCTGGCGGCTCTCCGCGGCATCGGCGCCAAGGTGCTGGAGGCCTCCAGCCACCGGGTCGCATCGGCCGACGCTCGGGCCGAGGCCGCGGGGAAGGCCCTCACCCGGGCCCAGTCGGCCCGCGACGAGGCGCAGAGCCTCCACGACCTCCTGGAGCGACGTCGTGTCCTCATTGAGGAGAATGAGCGGCTGGCTGAGCGCGCCGAGCAGGAGGCCACAGACGCCCAGCGACTCCAGGACGCCGAGCGCGCCTCACGGGTGCGGCCCTACCTGGTCGCCGAGAAGGCCGCCCGCAGCCGCGCCCAGCAGGCCGTCACCGCACTGGCCGCCCGCGCCGACCAGAGCAGGCTGGCCCACCTCGCCGAGCAGACCGGAGTCACCAGTGCCGGCAGCGCGGAGGATGCCACCGGCAGCGAGGCTGACAGCCATGGCGCCGCGGTGACGCCCGCCGCCCTCGTCGAGCCCCTGGTCCGTGAGGCGCAACGCCAGCTCGCCGCCCTCGAGGATGAACCCAGCGAGGCGAGGGCCGGCGATGCCAAAGTGGACACGGCCCCGCAGAACTCGGACGCGGCAGAGCCCCCTATAGCGGCCGGCGAATCGGAGTCGGACCGCGCTGAGGCCCTGAGCCCCCGCAGCCTTGACGACCTGGCGCACCACTGCCGTCGCGAGCACGGGCAGCTCGAGACCCTCGTGGACCTGGAGGCCGGCCTCCCTACACGCGAGAGCGCCTCGCAGCAGCGGGAGGCGGAGCTGCAGCGCGCCTCCGGCCAGCTGGAGCAGCGCACGGAGAAGCTCGCCGAACGTCCCGCGCAGCGCACCGCCCTGGTGGAGACGCTGGAGGCGGCACGCGAGGCCCGCGCGGGTCTCGACGGCCTTCAGGACCGCCGCACCCGAGCCGAGGAGCATCACCGGGCAGCCCTCGCCGTCGAACAGCTCAGCGCCCAGCTCGCCCAGCGAGACGCCGCCTGTGCTCAGGCGGCCGCGCTCGCGCGGGAGGCGACCGAACGGGTTCGTACCACCCGCCTGGCCTGGATCTCCGGGACCGCCGGGGCACTCGCCGGTGAGCTCACCGAAGGCGAGCCCTGCCCCGTGTGCGGCTCAACCACGCACCCCTCCCCCGCCACCGCAGGCACCGACGGCGCCACCCGCCAGCAGGTCGAGGCCGCCGAGGAACAGCAGCGGCAGGCCGACGAGGCACTCAGCAGCGCCGTCCGGGAACGCGACGCCTGCGCCACCCGGCTTCAGGAGGCCCAGCGCACCAGTGACGGCATGGATGCCCCCGCCGCCAAGGAGGCACTGGAGGCGGCCGCCACCGCCCTGGCCACGGCGCAGGCAACAGCCGACGGCGTCGAGGACCTGGCCGGGCGCCTCGAGGCCTTCGATGCCGGCACCGAGCAGGAGCGCACCGCACTCGATGCCGCCCGCTCCACCCAGGAGTCCGCCCGCAGCCGCACGGAGGCCGAGCGCGAGGCCCTCGCCCAGGACCAGCAGCGCTGCCTGGAGGCGCGCGGGACCTGGCCGAGCGTCACCGCACGCGCCGCCGCCCTCCTCGTGCGGGCCAAGGAGGCCGAGGACGCCTCACAGGACATCGACACCGCCCGCACCGCCCTGGCCCAGGCCCGCAGCGCCCTGGCCGACCTGGCCGCCGCACTGACAGAGGAGGGCTTCACCAGTGCGGCCCAGGCAACGGCGGCCCTCATGGAACGCGGTGCCATCGAGGCCCTGACGGCCAGCGTGCGCGCCGCCGCCACCTCCCGGGAACGGGTTCGCCTGGGGTTGGAGGACCCGCAGATCGCCGCCCTGAGCGGCCAGGAGGAGGACCGTCTCGAGGCTGCCGCCGCCGAGCTCGCCCGGGCCGATGCCGCCGCCCGGCAGGCCGCCTCCGTTCAGGCGCGCACCGCCGAGTCCCACGAGCACCTGCGCCGGGCCGTCGACGGCGTCGAGCAGGCGGCCGCCGCCTATGAGGAGGCGGCCGGCTCCAGCGCCGACCTCATCCGGGTGGCGGCTCTGGCCCGCGGGGAGAACGACGCCGGTACACCCCTGGCCACCTGGGTGCTGCAGGCCCGATTCGAGGAGGTCCTCGTCTTCGCCAACGAGCGCCTGTCCCAGATGTCCTCCGGACGCTACGAGCTCATCAGGGTCGCCGAGGAGACCAGCCAGCGCCGACGCCGCAAGGGGCTGGGTCTGGCCGTCGTCGACCACCTCGGTGACGAGCGCACCCGCGACCCCCGGACCCTCTCGGGCGGGGAGACCTTCTACGTCTCCCTGTCACTGGCCCTGGCCCTGGCCGACGTCGTCTCGGCCGAGTCCGGGGGCGTGAGCCTGGAGACCCTCTTCATCGACGAGGGCTTCGGCACCCTGGATGCCGACACCCTCCAGATGGTGATGGCCGAGATCGACCATCTGCGCGCCGGCGGGCGCACCGTCGGCATCGTCTCCCACGTGGCCGAGCTGCGCGACCAGATCGCCGAGCGCATCGTAGTGCGGCGCGTCGTCTCAGGCGGATCCACCCTGAGGGTGACCGCCTGA